Genomic window (Primulina eburnea isolate SZY01 chromosome 8, ASM2296580v1, whole genome shotgun sequence):
AAGAAAGTGGATAACCTGAGAACTGTGAAGTACAATAGAGCAAGTGCTAGTCCTGGTAGGGCTACTTCTTGCTGAATATATACTTTCCATGCCCTGATGTAAGGAGTATTTGAAAAATTATCAATTATCGTCCCTCTTGTGCTGCTCTCTGGCTGCTCGAAATCAACTTCATCTACTTCCCTCACCAAAGATCTTGATACCTTTCTTTCACTTATTTCATTCAAAGCCGGAATGCCTTTGTATACTGATATCAAAAGCCAATATTGCAACAATACAGATAATACATTCCAGAGAGCCATAGTCAGGGCTGATGCAGTTAATGACACAAAGCTGATAATGAATCCGGAAACAACAGGTGCAAACAACTTGCAGACTAGATCGATCCTTCGTATGATTGAGTTCATCTTTGTTAGTACATCTGGAGATTGGCCTTCTGATATAACCACCACCCTGAAACATTGATGGCAACACTACTTTGTGTGAGAGATGCTGAAGTAAACAAGGTGCCCTGTAGGATGATTACTAAGCTAATAACACACCATTCTCTTTCGATCAAGATGGTTCCAGCAAGAGTCGAGAGGACACCAACGGCTCCAGAAATATTAATCAATACGACAAGAGAGATGAATGCCGTAAAATTTAAAGACAGCGAGCCTGTGTAGACCAGTATTCCAAGTACTCCGCCTCCAGCAACCATAAATGATAGATTCTGGCTCGACAACCAGAGCTGGAGAACCTGTTGAAACAGAAAACAGGTTCCACTGTCCAGTATAAAACACTTTTAAGCTTCATCAACAGGTAAATTTAACGTCAATGTTCAAATACCATTTTTGCCCCATATAATGTGGTATCCTCGTATGGAACAAAATGAAAGGCCAATCTTGGATTGAAGCTCAGAAAATTTATAATAACCTGTTACCTTTTAGGGGTGATTTTAAAAAGAATGATCAAGTGAACCTGAATGTACGACAACTTATCAACCCACTGTCCAATCAAAGGACCAAAGAGTGCAGTCGAAGCTGATTCCACCACACCGTAAACAGCGACAAGAAGTAGAGAGTCTGGCCACAcattgatcatgtataaaccAACAGAAAATTCCCACATCCTGCGAATCAGGGTTTCAGTTGAATCAAAACCACAAGCCAAAACCTGAAGCTCATTTGCTCATGTACTAAAGATTTGTCCAATTAACAATGAGAGATGTTGGAAGAATGGATTTATTTGCGCTCCATATTATGTTGCATACACTTCACATACACTAGGTGGAGTGTGAGCAACTCATTGACCATGTTAGAATCGGTTCTTGATGGAAGAGACTTACTGAGACGCAAGAAATGGGATCTCTAAATCTCAGACCAGCAAAAAAATAGGATTTAGCCAGTTTATttgtatataaatattatacagACTTCGATCTGTATATTCTGCCAAAGATAATCCCTCCTCGCCACCAGATTTTATTTAACACAGGGCATGAACATTCATTCGGAAGAAAAAAAACTCCAATGATTAAACATAGTGAATCCCTTCATTAatttgattcagaagaaaaactATTTATCCAGtactaaatattttatgatCAGAAGAAAATGTCTTGCATGTAGAAGACTTCTAAATGAGAGATGACAAAAAGATCAGGGGAACATCCCATGCAAATCAGTAGTCAAAGGGCAAAAGAATAAGGAAAAAGAAATGCAAATTGAAGAAGAATGCGGCCCATCAGATCACAAATATATCTTCTGGCCAGGAAATTCCTTCTAAAACCAAAACAAATTCCGATTTCCAAATTTTGAGACAGCCTTTTTTATGACACTCGAATCGCACAAATTCAAAACATGATTGCGGACAAGAAGGGACATACGACCTTGCACCCCATCTGGCTAAAAAGTGGCCAACATATAGATATATTAGCAGGGAAGAAGGGAACGAAAGTGGTTGCTGCTCTTCCTCTACACGAGACAATGGCTCATACATCATGCTTTGAGTGTTTTTTCTATTcttcttgcagatttttcttttttccaaTCGCACCTTGTCTGATGGGATCAGGTTTCTACAATTTAACGAGTTTAATTTTGCACCAATTTTTTTTAGGCCGATGCTGATGCACACTGAGTCTGCCGTGTTCTTGAATTAACTTTCGAGTAGGTGCAGAaatagtatttaatttatttgaaacTTTGTACACCTAACTGACAAGCGGGCGAGTATAAAATTACAATAACTATAGAGATAGATATGCAAGCAGGTGGATCCATCAACCTATGGATGACTGatcattgaatttaattaatctGGGTCCTGCTTCAGATTCATTTAGGtggaaattttcaattttaaaaacaattttCCAATATCATTTCAAATTAAAATTCTGACATAGCCCAGATCTACCTGCTCCGATTGTTTACGccaacttctttgtttgaggTATTTTTTGGGATATAATACAACTAGAATAGATGATTTCGGTCcacaaaatgaaaataaaaaaaattatacagtGGTGGAtcgataaaaatattataactgTTTGTCCAAACGAACTTATAGAATAATTATATAGTGGTGGATAGATACACTAGCATCCTCGTATAACCTCAATGAATAGAGACTGTAGTAGATTCCATGACATAGATGATTGCACATGCCATAAAGCACAAACAGAACGGGTAACAAACGGATTGAGATCATCAGAAGCCAAACCGTGCGACACGAACGGATTGTGGTCAGGTCATGCATCCATTAGACCATTACAATAAGCATAATACAAATTAAGAGCTAAATCAGCACAATAGAAAAGGGTAAATGGATATCAATCCATTGTAAAGGTGTAAGCCACATAACAGAGAATACAAGCATAACAAACTTGTGTACAGAAATCAGCATGAAAAAACTGGAGGCAAAGGACAATTTATAACAAATGAACTGTGGGTCATAATTATAATCCAAAGGATGAGTGACGTATTTTATCCATTCCAAGGAATTGAATCGCTAGAGTTGCTTCACAAATGTAATTTTCAACTGACTCGGTCCATTGATTTTGTGCAAATCCTGATCGGCTTTGAATATGTGTATACATTGCCAAACACAAGAGAAGACGAGCACACCCAACCTATTAGCCTTTTGGATAGGGAGTCCATCAAATTAAACCCAAGACAGTCTCTTAAACATCTTTCAGTACTCATCAGTTTTTATCTTATGCACCTTAATTCTGCCGTAAATGGAAAAAGGATCATATTAATGACCCAGACCCAGACCCGATGATAGCCTTTCTCAAGCTGCAACTTCCTGCATTGATTACCAACAAAAACACCAATGTCAGCACAACAGGAAAGTCAAAACAAAAACTGGCTTCCTAGGTGGTCGAACCAAGTTAATAAGCCCCTAAACTTTTTGTAGTAAAATTGATCGAAGTGGGACACGTATCGTAATTCAGATGACTTTTTCCATATCAGCGTAGGCTAACTGGCTAAATTGCAACTTATATGCCATAAGGATATTGATATCGCATCACTTCATGTTAATATGAAACAAAATTACAGTAACCTAAACAAATAAGAGAAAAAACCCACCTTTAATTTGCATAGAATTGCAGAAAAGCAATGATCAAGATGTACACGCCAACTCATCTGTATCCGAATCACTTGCGTTGTAACCTGCAGGGGTTACAACTTCCGTAACATCTGACATTCCCTTTCATATATCacaatgaagaaataaaaagtAGTCCCAAAATGTTGGTATCCCACAAACATAATAAAGAATCACCTGGACGTTTGTAGCTAAGTTTCCTCGCTGAAGCCCTGATTCGCGAAGCTTTTGAGATCCAAAACTTCCCCTAATATTTTAAAGCCCACAAATTCAGAAAAGGCAAAAACAGCTGATTAGATCTAtgttctttaaaaagaaaaaacctcgactttttttttaaaacagatGACCACTCACCTCATTCACAATCAacctaaataaataatatatagaagaaagaaaaaagaaaagaacagTATGGAACATCACATAACAAATTATTGTACAAATCAcacaaatataaaaataacCCTGAAGAGAGAATCAAAGGTTAAACCTTTTCTTCATCTTTGGCAACTCCATAGCCGCTATTGTACATTTGACTTACAATCACCTGCATTCTAACGTCCCCATCCTCCGCCTCTTTAAGCGTCTCTAGAAACCATCGTTCTTCACAGTCAGAAACCACTTCCGAAAGCGGAAGCCCCACCTTCTCCGCTACAACGTCGCCTCCTTCAGCCTCCGTCGGCTTCATTCTCTTCTTCCCTGTATTATCGCCGTCATTCTTGCGCTTGAAACCCAACGGTGATAATTTTCCCATCTATCTATATTCTTTGATGTATCCTTATTCCATTGGTTATGAAATTAGTGAATTAGGGTTTCTTTCTTTATATGACCGAGTGGAGGAGGGGTTTGCAATCCGGGTGTGTGTCAACTGTCACGTGGTAAGGTACGATGTCGTATCCACACACATCACTTCAAGAGGAACTTCATTGCAGCCTGATGGTACGTAGTTATTATATTAGATCATGGGCAATTTCAGCTTTGACATACATAACAGCTATACAATATTGACACGTGAATTGTCGTGTTTtttcgaaaaaaataaaatttgataacataaataataaaaatcacaaataattataaaatattgacATGTGAATTGTCATATTTTctcgaaaaaaataaaatttgacagcataaataataaaaatcgcaaataaacaaaaatacaGTATTACTTTAGTAATACTTTGATAGCACTTATTATAGtagattatttttttattattatttttaaataaattgagACCTTTGTATAAGAAAATAATCGTTTGACTAAGGCCCAGTTTGGTAGGTGGGATTATGGGTGGATTGTTAGATAGTCTTTTCTTTGGTCCAATTAATAAATTTGAGATTGACTAATTGTTGGACAATTTTTACTGTTGGACTTGGCAAATGTATCCATGCTTTCAGGCTGGATTAGTTTTATCCGAGTGGActgaaattagcgacggtttctgaaaatagatcggcgacggtttctgaaaaaagatcggcgacggtttctaaGCGGCGACGGTTTCGTGCactaataaaccgtcgctaaatgtcaaattagagacggtttcacaagatcggcgacggtttctcaaaaaccgtcgctattagcgacgggttttaagaAGCCGTCGCTAATATTCCGGGGGCAaaggggaagggcaatttcgtatcttcatcaaaaaattcaaaattatccttcacttaaaaatcgtaccaaacttaatattattttacaccatatattacaatcctaccataatcattttctttatcatttacgtactaatcattagtttatcctatccttcaACCAAACGGACCCTAAGTTTTTAATTGGACAAGATATCCAATGAACTGAgtgttaaaaaaacaaattaaaaaaaaaaacattgagATTCAGGGTTTGATGGTCATTGGAGTGTCACGACGATATTGGACTTGGTTATGAAAAGAACCCAATTGTAATGGGCTCTATACCCTTGTTGGGCCATTACCCAGTAATCCTACTGGCCCATTAACGAGTCCTCGCCTTGTAATAGGACTAGAAAGTATATTATATAATTCTTTAATCATTTGAATTACTATTATTCTGTTATTACCATTTCAAATACTTTAATCCAGAttaaattaaacaaaataaataaacgagatacttaaacttaaataaattaaactagcatgtatttgattttattttttttaccttGATCCAAGCCAAAAGAACATCGACTCGAACCGGTTacatttttacataaataatattttactttattatctctattttttaaaaaaatatcaaatcgtaatttattatatttcaaATAACTAGGTCGAAGAGTGGGATAGgtataattttcatatttttaatttCCAAATATATTCTCTTTTAAATTATAGTCTTGGAATTTTGGATATTTATTAGCTCGATAAGTTTTCTTGTTCTCATCCATATAATTTTCTTCTTTCTGACAACCGAGATCAACTAGTGAGTTCATTCTACGCAcaagttttatttttctttttctttttttctaaaaaaatgatACAGGCATACTCTATTTTTCgataatttaatataatttgattatttttactataattattatattaaaaaataatctgtaatttttttatgtattaatttcatacatatttatatattaattttttttatgaatagaTATTTTTAAGTAATATTTGTAGTTGAAATCTTTGATTGTTTCGAATGCTTAGATATTTTTCATGTTTGATGTTATCTATATTTTTCATAGAGGTTCAgtgtacaaattttatttgaatcatatttttttataattaaataaaatagagTAGGTCACTTGTGAGACGgactcacgaatctttatctgtgacggatcaactctatcgatattcacaataaaaagtaatgctcttagcatgaaaagtaatattttttaggcaaaaacttgtgtgagacggttttacgggtcgtacttgtgagacggatctcttatttgggtcatccatgaaaaaatattacttttatgctaaaaatattactttttattgtgaatatcggtaggattgacccgtctcacagattaagattcgtgagacggtctcacatgagacccattctattttttaatagatgacctaaataaaatatctatctcacaaaatacgacttgtaagaccgtctcacacaagtttttgtcaataaaatattattttttatgctaagagtattactttttattatgaatatcggtatgtttgacccgtctcacatattaagatccgtgagacggtctagcatgagacccactcatgtgagactgtctcacggatcctaatctatgatacgggtcaaccctgcccatattcacaataaaaattaatatttttagcataaaaaataatactttttcgttgatgacccaaataagagattcgtctcaaaaatacgacacgtgagactatctcacacACGTTTTTGCCCTctattttttaatggatgacccaaataaaatatcggtctcacaaaatacgacctgtgagatcgtctcacacaaatttttgtcaataaaatattactttttatgctaagagtattactttttattgtgaatattgatagggttgacccgtctcacagattaagatccgtgtggcggtttcacatgagactcactatattttttaatggatgactcaaataaaatatatgtctcacaaaatatgatctgtaagaccgtctcacacaaatttttgtcaataaaatattttcttttacttCCCCGTAATAGTTTCTGGCTCGgacaaataaaataatgcaagatCGGATTATATATGCAAGATCTGGTCAAACATAAATAACTTTTGAATCTTCATATGATACGAATATCCATAATTTATTAGGGCAGCTGACTTTGTTGACTTCTTCTAGATGCCGTATAAACGATTACTGTAAATcatctaatatatatatatatatatatatatatatatatatatatatatatatatatatatatatatatattagatgATTTACAGTAATCGTTTATACGGcttcttctatatatatatatatatatatatattgcattatTATTTGCAATCATAAAGCTGTAAGTGAAAGACAGCAAGATTAGGTCATTCAAAATATACAATTTTAGCTATATTGTTTAATACCAACTATATATTTGAAACCTATTTTTTTAGAGTAAAACTCATAACTTTATTAAAAATGAACCTAAGTCGTCTATTAATATAAGCATATACGCATCTATAGTATC
Coding sequences:
- the LOC140839933 gene encoding solute carrier family 40 member 2-like isoform X1 is translated as MMYEPLSRVEEEQQPLSFPSSLLIYLYVGHFLARWGARMWEFSVGLYMINVWPDSLLLVAVYGVVESASTALFGPLIGQWVDKLSYIQVLQLWLSSQNLSFMVAGGGVLGILVYTGSLSLNFTAFISLVVLINISGAVGVLSTLAGTILIEREWVVVISEGQSPDVLTKMNSIIRRIDLVCKLFAPVVSGFIISFVSLTASALTMALWNVLSVLLQYWLLISVYKGIPALNEISERKVSRSLVREVDEVDFEQPESSTRGTIIDNFSNTPYIRAWKVYIQQEVALPGLALALLYFTVLSFGSLMTATLEWEGIPTYVIGLARGISATVGIAATFLYPELQSHISTLRTGLWSIWSQWTCLLLCVASVFISNKIVAAYMLMSGVTASRLGLWMFDLSVIQQMQDHVAEMDRCVVGGVQNSLQSILDLMTYAMGIIISNPQDFWKLVMISFTLVTLAAALYSLHIYRVRKHLLHFEKLLVLVEWSTRSS
- the LOC140839933 gene encoding solute carrier family 40 member 1-like isoform X2 — its product is MWEFSVGLYMINVWPDSLLLVAVYGVVESASTALFGPLIGQWVDKLSYIQVLQLWLSSQNLSFMVAGGGVLGILVYTGSLSLNFTAFISLVVLINISGAVGVLSTLAGTILIEREWVVVISEGQSPDVLTKMNSIIRRIDLVCKLFAPVVSGFIISFVSLTASALTMALWNVLSVLLQYWLLISVYKGIPALNEISERKVSRSLVREVDEVDFEQPESSTRGTIIDNFSNTPYIRAWKVYIQQEVALPGLALALLYFTVLSFGSLMTATLEWEGIPTYVIGLARGISATVGIAATFLYPELQSHISTLRTGLWSIWSQWTCLLLCVASVFISNKIVAAYMLMSGVTASRLGLWMFDLSVIQQMQDHVAEMDRCVVGGVQNSLQSILDLMTYAMGIIISNPQDFWKLVMISFTLVTLAAALYSLHIYRVRKHLLHFEKLLVLVEWSTRSS
- the LOC140838022 gene encoding uncharacterized protein isoform X2 — protein: MGKLSPLGFKRKNDGDNTGKKRMKPTEAEGGDVVAEKVGLPLSEVVSDCEERWFLETLKEAEDGDVRMQVIVSQMYNSGYGVAKDEEKGKFWISKASRIRASARKLSYKRPGYNASDSDTDELACTS
- the LOC140838022 gene encoding uncharacterized protein isoform X1; translation: MGKLSPLGFKRKNDGDNTGKKRMKPTEAEGGDVVAEKVGLPLSEVVSDCEERWFLETLKEAEDGDVRMQVIVSQMYNSGYGVAKDEEKGKFWISKASRIRASARKLSYKRPDVTEVVTPAGYNASDSDTDELACTS